Genomic DNA from Nitratidesulfovibrio vulgaris str. Hildenborough:
CAGGGCGGTATACGTCGACAGGCACGAGATACGGACGCATCTTGCGCTTGCGCAGCAGGTTGGCGATCTTGGCGGACGAGGTGGTCTTACCCGAACCCTGCAGGCCCACCATCATGATCACACCGGGCTGTGCCCCGCGCAGGTCGAGTTCGGTGGTGCCGCCGCCCAGAAGTTCGACAAGCTCGTCGTGGACGACCTTGACGACCTGTTGTGCCGGGGTGAGGCTCTTGAGTACGTCCTGTCCGAGGCAGCGTTCCTTGACCCGATCGATGAAATCCTTGACGACCTTGAAATTGACGTCGGCCTCCAGCAGGGCGAGACGCACTTCGCGCAGGCCTTCCTGGATGTTGTTCTCGTCGAGTTGGCTCTGTCCGCTGAATTTGCGGAACGCTTGCGTAAGTCTGTCGGATAGACTGTCGAACATGGGTACCCCGTAGAACGTCGTAAGAGGAGGTTCGTTACGGAACTTCCGGGCAGAAGTCAAGGGAAGGCGGCACCGGGGTGCGGTGCCGCTCTCCTTTGCTGTCGTGTACGCGCGGTCGGCGTTCGTGCCGTTTCCGGCAGCCCGTGCGGGCTGTGGTCCCCGCCGGGCGTCCGCCGTCACCCTGTCAGAGGGTGTGTTGGTCGCCAGACTGCCGAACCGCGTGGCTCATCAGCCACGGGCCCGACGGAAGCCCTCTGCTGCGCGGCGGATGATCGTTTCATCGACACAGAAGGTCAGCCTGAAATGCCCAGGACCGCCGAAGCCTGAACCGGGCACGGCAAGGATGCGCTCCTCCATGAGGCGGCTGACGAACGTGACGTCGTCACCGCCCGGCGCCTTGGGGAAGAAGTAGAACGCGCCGCGGGGCATCTGGAAGTCGTACCCCGCCTCGGTGAGCACTTCGGCCATCACATCGCGCCTGCGGGCATAGATGCTGGCATCGACCTGTGCGCCCAGCGCCGCCGCCATGATGTGCTGGCCTACGACCGGCGGGTTGACGAAGCCGAGAATGCGGTTGGTGAGCAGGAGTCCGGCGGCGAGTTTGCCGCGGTTCTCCATGCGGGGCGACAGGGCGATGTAGCCGAGGCGCTCGCCAGCCAGCGAGAGGTTCTTCGAGAACGAACTCACCACGAGACTGTGGTCGTAGAGAGGAAGCACTGATGGCACTTCAGCACCGTCGAAGGCGAGAAAACGGTAGGGTTCGTCGGCGATGAGGAAGACGGGGCGACCGTTGCGGGCGCTGGCCCGTGCGAGGATGTCGGCAAGCCCTTCGAGTTCGGCACGGGAATACACGGCCCCGGTCGGGTTGTTGGGCGAGTTGATGATGACCGCGCGCGTACGGGGGGTCATGGCCAGTTCGATGGCGTCGAGGTCGAGTCCGAAGGTGTCGGGCAGCGTCTTCACGGTGCGGAACACGCCACCATGGTTCTCGACATAGAACCCGTACTCGACAAAATAGGGAGCCATGGAGAGCACTTCGTCGCCCTCGTCGAGAACGGCACGGAAGAAGGCGTTGAGCCCGCCGGCAGCACCGCAGGTGAGCACCACGTCGTCGCCTGTGAGGGACACTCCCTGCTCTGCTGAAAGGTGCGTAGCGAGCTTCTGGCGCGCCCACGCGTAACCGCCGTTGGGCATGTACCCGAAGGCGAAAGGTTCGCCAGCCCTGTCGGCCATGGCGCGCAGGCCGTCGCCCACAGCGGCGGGGGCGGGCAGGTCGGGGTTGCCGAGGCTGAAATCGCATACGGCGTCTTCGCCGTATTGCTGCTTGAGGATGATCCCGGCCTCGAACATCTTGCGGATCCACGAGGCCCGTTCCATGTAGCCGGATATCTGTTGGGAGAGAAGAGACACGGTTGGCTCCGGTGGTTGCGGGTTTCTGTGGAAGGGGCGCGCCAGCCGACGGCCCGCATGACGACGGCGGCGACACCTCATGCGAGGGGTGCCGCCGCCGGTGGGATGCTAGAACGGGGATACGTTGAGGCGGATGCGGTTGATGCGCACGCGGCGCAGTTCCTTCTGCACCTCGAGTTGCAGACGCAACTGCCGCGCCTCATGGATTTCTTGCGCGAAGAAGACACCCTTGGCGTGGTCTTCGGCTTCGGTGAGGCGACGCAGGGCCGCTTCGCAATCCGCTTTGGCCTGCTCTATCTCACCTATCTGGGCCTCAAGAGTGGGGATGTCATCCGGCAATGATGCGTCGTCTGGCAGGTTTGGCATCGATAATCTCCTTCGGCTTGGGCTTCAGGTCGGGAGAGGGCAAGCCGTTGAACAGGGCCCAGAAGGCGGGCATCAGTTCGGTGATGTTGCCGGGGTTGGCCAGCCTCAACCCGCTGCGCAGGAACGAGCCGAAGGCGAGGGCCATCGACCATTCGGGAGCGGGGCTTGCCCATCCGGCACCGGGGATGTCGGTCTCCACACGGGTAAGGGCACCGTCCTCGGCATCGGCCTCAAGGCCCAGTTGTCCGAGAAGGCCCGTCGCGGCAAGGGCATCCGTGCCGGCCGGGAGGGCGGGCATGCGTGCGGGCTTCTCCGAGGCGAAGGTCGCGGCGGCGAGCAGCACGGCAAGGGGTGCGTATGCGGGGGGCAGGGTGGCGAGCGGTGCATCCATGTCGCCGGGTACGGCCGCGTAGGTCGAGGCAATGCCGTCCTTGTCGCGCTTCACTTCGAGGCCACCGGCCTTGAGCAGGGCGATGGCCGCTTCAGCCTCGGCACATGCGGCAGGCCAGAGGCCCGTCAGCCGCACGTTGCCACCGGCCACGGCGGGAAGGCCCAGCAGGTAGGTCGCGACAAGGGGCTCCATGGCGAGAGCGGGTTCAGCGGGAATGGTCATCGTGCCGGATGTGATGCGCACGGTGTCGCCGTCTGCCGTGGCCTTGATGCCTGCTTCATGCAGCAGCGGAAGCACCGCGGCGAGGCACGAAGCCGACACCGGCGTGGCGGGAAGCCGCAACGTGACGGTGCCCGGCCAGAACGATGCAGCCAGAAGAAGTGCGCACAGCGCCTCGGCGGGCAGGTCGTCGGGAACGGTCACATCGTCAGGCAGGATGCCGGAGGATTCGAGGCGGACGGGAAGGCCCTTGGTCTTGGGCACCACGTTGGTGAGGCGCGCCCCGAGTCCGGGCAGGAAGTGCGAAAGGGCGGAGAGGTCGGCGAGCTTGAGCGCTGCGCCACCTGTGATCTTGAGATGGGACTGGGCTCCGATGGCAAGAAAGATGAGCAGGTACAGGTTGAGCGCATCTTCGCCGATGTAGACGACCTTGTCCGAGAAATCGAGAGGGCACCCGGCCTTGGCGTGAACGTTGCCAGCCTCGTCCCATGAGATGGACGCACCGGACTGGTTCAGCGCTTTGACGAAGTCGATCATCGGGTCGTTGATGAGCGCTCCCCTGATGGTGACCTCGGACGCGGCGGCTGTGGCAAGCGCCAGCCAGAGGCGGGTCTGCCTGATGGAGGCGGGCGCATCGATGTTCACATCGACGGCCCTTCGGGAAGGCGAAAGATTGAAGCCGGGGCGCGTGTCCTCCTCGTCACGGTCGATGACGTCGACCTCCTGCAGGAGCGTGAAGAGTTGGTGGACGAAGCGGGGGTCGCGGCTCAGGCGCGCGGCATGTTTCTCCCATGCCTGCCGGAGTTGCTTTTCAAGCGCGGGGTCGGAGCCTTTGCGGCCGCCGGTCGCCTTATTCAGGAGGCGTGCGCGACGCGCGAGAAGCCGTGCCAGTTCCCGGTCGATGTCCAGAAGGGACTGGAGCGGGGAACGATGATGACTGTTATCTTGCATGGTATGCCTTGCGGGAGTTGTGTGATTGGCGTTCCACCTAGCCTGAAAAGCCATTGCTCGCAAGAGAAAAGGAACAGGCAATGTCGGGTGGTGCTGGCGGGGCTTTCGGGGAGATGGGCAAGTCGAGGCGATTGCGCAGCAATTACGCGGGCGGGCATGGATCATATGGTTTGTTCACATGGCAGGCGCCGGGCTTGCAGGCAATGGCGACTCCGGAAGTCTCCTTATGGTCTGGGTACGCTTGTCGGGTGGCAACGGTCAGTGAAATGACGACAGGGACACCTCCAGTCAGTATACCTGTCGTGTGGGCTTTGTGAAAGAGATGAAAAGCAGGGGGGCGCTGTCACTGGATTGTAGTCTGGACGACATGAAGATGGAGCACGGGGGCAGTTCGTGAAAAAAGTGCTCAACTCGGGGGTGCCGGTACGAATCCCTCTTGCGTCAACGGTCTGGACGTTGTACTCAATTTGCGCTCAAGTTCAGTTGTCGTCAGGTTCGCCACAAACACCCGTGTGGGATGTCTTCTCATAAAAGTGTTTGATTTCCGAAGGTTGAAGGCAGCTTGTGAAAGAAGAGTACAAGTCGCTTGACACATCAGGGGTGACATTGTTAATTCCATCACAAGCGCAGCGGGCTCCCCACAACGAAGTGTTGCGGTGAAGTCCGAAAAGGTAGGCCCCCGAACCTACTTTTTCAGCCTCCACCGAAAGGTGGTGAATCCGGCTGAGGCTGCCAAGCAAACCCTTAATTCTGTTTGAGTTGGAGGATAAGGTATGCCGACTTATGTTGATCCGTCCAAGTGCGACGGTTGCAAGGGTGGTGAAAAGACCGCTTGCATGTACATCTGCCCCAACGACCTGATGATCCTCGATCCCGAGGAAATGCGGGCCTACAACCAGGAACCCGAAGCCTGTTGGGAATGCTACTCCTGCGTGAAGATTTGCCCCCAGGGCGCCATCACCGCTCGTCCCTACGCCGACTTCGCCCCCATGGGCGGCACCTGCATCCCGATGCGCTCCGCCGACTCCATCATGTGGACGGTCAAGTTCCGCAACGGCAACGTCAAGCGTTTCAAGTTCCCCATCCGCACCACTCCTGAAGGTTCCATCAAGCCTTTCGAAGGCAAGCCCGAAGCTGGCGACCTCGAAAGCGAACTTCTCTTCACCGAGACGGCTCTCACCGCTCCGAAGGAAGCCCTTGGCAAGAAGTTCGATGTGACCGACGCCGAGACCTCCCAGTGCTGGTACGAGACCGGCTGTCAGGGCGGCAACCGCTAAGCGGACAACAACGCAACTTGGTGCGATAAGGAGATTAAATCATGCCGATGATTCCCGTTAAGGAACAGCCGAAGGGTGTTGCCATCGCCGAACCGACCGTGAAGGAACATGATGTTGACCTTCTCATCGTCGGTGGCGGCATGGGCGCGTGCGGTACCGCTTTCGAAGCCGTCCGCTGGGCCGACAAGTACGCTCCTGAACTGAAGATCCTGCTGATCGACAAGGCCTCCCTCGAGCGCTCCGGCGCCGTTGCCCAGGGCCTGTCCGCCATCAATACCTACCTTGGTAAGAACGACGCCGACGACTACGTCCGCATGGTTCGTACCGACCTCATGGGCCTCGTTCGCGAAGACCTCATCTTCGACCTTGGCCGTCACGTCGACGACTCCGTCCATCTGTTCGAAGAGTGGGGCCTGCCCTGCTGGATCAAGGACGAGCATGGTCACAACCTCGACGGTGCCCAGGCCAAGGCCGCTGGCAAGTCGCTCCGCAACGGCGACGACCCGGTCCGCTCCGGTCGTTGGCAGATCATGATCAACGGTGAATCCTACAAGTGCATCGTCGCCGAAGCTGCGAAGAACGCCCTTGGTGAAGCCCGCATCATGGAGCGCATCTTCATCGTGAAGCTGCTGCTCGACGCCAACACCCCCAACCGCGTGGCTGGCGCCGTGGGCTTCAACCTGCGCGCCAACGAAGTGCACATCTTCCGCTCCAACGCCATGCTGGTTGCCTGTGGCGGCGCGGTCAACGTGTACAAGCCCCGCTCCACCGGTGAAGGCATGGGCCGTGCATGGTACCCCGTGTGGAACGCCGGTTCGACCTACACCATGTGTGCCCAGGTCGGCGCCGAAATGACCATGATGGAAAACCGCTTCGTCCCCGCCCGCTTCAAGGACGG
This window encodes:
- a CDS encoding 3-phosphoshikimate 1-carboxyvinyltransferase, with the translated sequence MQDNSHHRSPLQSLLDIDRELARLLARRARLLNKATGGRKGSDPALEKQLRQAWEKHAARLSRDPRFVHQLFTLLQEVDVIDRDEEDTRPGFNLSPSRRAVDVNIDAPASIRQTRLWLALATAAASEVTIRGALINDPMIDFVKALNQSGASISWDEAGNVHAKAGCPLDFSDKVVYIGEDALNLYLLIFLAIGAQSHLKITGGAALKLADLSALSHFLPGLGARLTNVVPKTKGLPVRLESSGILPDDVTVPDDLPAEALCALLLAASFWPGTVTLRLPATPVSASCLAAVLPLLHEAGIKATADGDTVRITSGTMTIPAEPALAMEPLVATYLLGLPAVAGGNVRLTGLWPAACAEAEAAIALLKAGGLEVKRDKDGIASTYAAVPGDMDAPLATLPPAYAPLAVLLAAATFASEKPARMPALPAGTDALAATGLLGQLGLEADAEDGALTRVETDIPGAGWASPAPEWSMALAFGSFLRSGLRLANPGNITELMPAFWALFNGLPSPDLKPKPKEIIDAKPARRRIIAG
- a CDS encoding pyridoxal phosphate-dependent aminotransferase, whose amino-acid sequence is MSLLSQQISGYMERASWIRKMFEAGIILKQQYGEDAVCDFSLGNPDLPAPAAVGDGLRAMADRAGEPFAFGYMPNGGYAWARQKLATHLSAEQGVSLTGDDVVLTCGAAGGLNAFFRAVLDEGDEVLSMAPYFVEYGFYVENHGGVFRTVKTLPDTFGLDLDAIELAMTPRTRAVIINSPNNPTGAVYSRAELEGLADILARASARNGRPVFLIADEPYRFLAFDGAEVPSVLPLYDHSLVVSSFSKNLSLAGERLGYIALSPRMENRGKLAAGLLLTNRILGFVNPPVVGQHIMAAALGAQVDASIYARRRDVMAEVLTEAGYDFQMPRGAFYFFPKAPGGDDVTFVSRLMEERILAVPGSGFGGPGHFRLTFCVDETIIRRAAEGFRRARG
- the aprB gene encoding adenylyl-sulfate reductase subunit beta — protein: MPTYVDPSKCDGCKGGEKTACMYICPNDLMILDPEEMRAYNQEPEACWECYSCVKICPQGAITARPYADFAPMGGTCIPMRSADSIMWTVKFRNGNVKRFKFPIRTTPEGSIKPFEGKPEAGDLESELLFTETALTAPKEALGKKFDVTDAETSQCWYETGCQGGNR